One Amaranthus tricolor cultivar Red isolate AtriRed21 chromosome 10, ASM2621246v1, whole genome shotgun sequence genomic window carries:
- the LOC130825610 gene encoding ATPase family AAA domain-containing protein At1g05910 isoform X2, giving the protein MHSKRSSQRNENGNLGSIGNTLNNNSNNTDNDGMVTRTSNRIRRPALRGLLYYSSSSNFLKKRKKSKTRTAAVHIAKLLKPGARRPIGSSKKSISNDMTNLRRSTRQRRVSVNLDDYTDSSGSDADLMKPGRYRTRSRMDNSAARDELSPPKRRKVIETKSTPRREGLRPRNSKSNGRRTLAFDDEEGSSDEKDEQDELENGNDGEDHEEEGEGDDEGEAEEGGEGEEEDEREDEREEDGDDEEGEEGQGGRRRYDLRNRADVRRLSMVEGKLRPRSPRRVLHHGMGNKVNRVVGRGGTRVHKRHRFTRIDDSDDSLLVDELDQGPAIPWARSGSRSGAPWLLGGLDMHGATAWGLNVAASGWGHQTDSHTSLTTGVQTAGPSSKGGADIQPLQVDENVSFDDIGGLSDYIDALKEMVFFPLLYPDFFASYNITPPRGVLLCGPPGTGKTLIARALACAASKAGQKVSFYMRKGADVLSKWVGEAERQLKLLFEEAQKNQPSIIFFDEIDGLAPVRSSKQEQIHNSIVSTLLALMDGLDSRGQVVLIGATNRIDAIDGALRRPGRFDREFNFPLPGCEARAEIIHIHTRKWKHPPSSELKTELAASCVGYCGADLKALCTEAAIRAFREKYPQVYTSDDKFVIDVDSVRVEKFHFFDAMSTITPAAHRGSIVHSRPLSAIVAPCLQRHLQKAMAHISDIFPASAISSEMTKLSMLSYGSAIPLVYRPRFLLYGNEGVGLDHLGPAILHELEKFPVHSLGLPSLLSDPSAKTPEEALVHIFGEARRTTPSILYIPHYDLWWENAHDQLRAVLLTLLEDLPSESPILLLGTTSDLPADMEGRHRLFSERSIYKVDGPSNDDRSLFFDQLIEASLSVLSETTFSKLQTSTSVPELPKAPKVVGGPKISELKAKVEEEQHALRRMRMCLRDVCNRILYDKRFSAFHYPVTDEDAPNYRSIIQNPMDVVTLLQRVDSGQYITSSAFQQDVDLILSNAKAYNGDDYNGARIVSRAHELRDAVEGMLSQMDPALVAYCDKIAAQGGPSQMPEGYGDSALVQTPVVQTLAVTRASARLRNVQPEVNLGQTYEVLKKPKKNVESISTAIAAEDKSKPQESLDPPSTEEAQVNSGPESPTANCSEHEAPTHVEELERRRCPEDVDMDDNVDTSGLKQRFLKCTEGYGIPQLERLYTRILKGVFEAKSAAGSDNPKSKVLQFLTNFPQDDTNF; this is encoded by the exons atGCATTCCAAGCGATCAAGCCAGAGAAATGAAAATGGAAATTTGGGTTCAATTGGAAACACCCTTaacaacaatagtaataataccgATAACGATGGAATGGTAACCCGTACTAGTAATCGGATTCGAAGACCCGCTTTAAGAGGGTTGTTATATTATTCTTCTTCctctaattttttgaaaaaaaggaagaaatccAAAACAAGAACCGCTGCTGTTCATATTGCTAAGTTGTTGAAACCTGGTGCTCGTCGTCCAATCGGTTCTTCCAAGAAATCTATCTCTAAT GATATGACGAATCTTCGGCGTTCCACCAGACAGAGGAGAGTATCTGTTAATTTGGATGATTATACAGATAGTTCTGGTTCAGATGCGGATTTAATG aaaCCTGGAAGATACCGGACAAGAAGCCGGATGGATAACAGTGCTGCTCGGGATGAATTATCTCCTCCTAAACGCAGAAAAGTTATCGAGACTAAATCCACACCTCGACGGGAAGGGCTTCGTCCTcgaaattcaaaatcaaatgggaGACGCACTCTTGCATTTGATGACGAAGAAGGTAGCTCAGATGaaaaggatgaacaagatgaactaGAAAATGGAAATGATGGTGAAGATCACGAGGAGGAAGGTGAGGGTGATGACGAAGGAGAAGCTGAGGAGGGTGGGGAGggtgaagaggaggatgaaAGGGAGGATGAAAGGGAGGAAGATGGTGATGATGAAGAGGGTGAAGAGGGTCAGGGTGGACGGAGGCGTTATGATCTACGGAATCGTGCGGATGTTCGAAGACTTTCTATGGTGGAGGGTAAACTTAGACCAAGATCTCCTAGAAGAGTTTTACACCATGGGATGGGGAATAAGGTTAATAGAGTTGTTGGAAGGGGTGGGACAAGAGTCCATAAACGTCATCGTTTTACTAGGATTGATGACTCTGATGACTCTCTTCTTGTGGATGAGTTGGATCAGGGTCCAGCAATTCCTTGGGCTCGGAGTGGAAGCAGATCTGGGGCTCCTTGGCTCTTGGGAGGGCTAGACATGCATGGAGCAACTGCATGGGGCTTAAACGTTGCTGCATCTGGTTGGGGTCACCAGACTGATTCCCATACATCTTTGACAACTGGGGTACAGACTGCTGGTCCGAGTTCTAAGGGGGGAGCAGATATCCAGCCTTTGCAAGTTGATGAAAATGTAAGTTTTGATGACATAGGGGGGTTATCAGACTATATTGATGCTTTGAAGGAAATGGTCTTCTTTCCTTTGCTTTACCCAGATTTCTTTGCGAGTTATAACATTACCCCACCAAGAGGTGTTTTATTGTGTGGACCCCCAGGAACAGGGAAAACTTTAATTGCGCGAGCTTTAGCTTGTGCTGCTTCAAAAGCTGGCCAAAAAGTGAGCTTTTACATGCGTAAGGGAGCTGATGTTCTCAGCAAATGGGTTGGAGAGGCTGAACGACAGTTAAAGCTTCTTTTCGAAGAAGCGCAAAAAAATCAGCCTTCTATCATTTTCTTTGATGAGATAGATGGGCTTGCTCCAGTGAGATCAAGCAAACAAGAACAAATCCACAATTCTATAGTTTCAACCCTACTCGCTTTAATGGATGGCCTTGATTCCCGTGGACAAGTAGTCTTGATTGGAGCCACAAATAGGATTGATGCTATTGATGGGGCTTTACGTCGACCTGGTCGATTCGATCGGGAGTTTAACTTTCCCTTGCCTGGTTGTGAGGCTCGAGCTGAAATTATACATATCCACACTCGTAAATGGAAGCATCCTCCAAGCAGTGAATTAAAGACAGAACTTGCAGCTAGTTGTGTGGGTTATTGTGGAGCTGATTTAAAGGCTCTTTGCACTGAAGCTGCCATTCGCGCATTCCGTGAAAAGTATCCTCAAGTTTATACCAGTGATGACAAATTCGTGATAGATGTCGATTCAGTTAGGGTAGAAAAGTTTCACTTTTTCGATGCTATGTCAACAATTACACCTGCTGCTCACAGAGGATCCATTGTGCATTCGAGGCCATTATCAGCTATTGTCGCACCATGCTTGCAAAGACATCTCCAAAAAGCCATGGCGCACATATCTGATATTTTCCCTGCTTCTGCTATATCATCAGAAATGACAAAACTATCAATGCTCTCCTATGGTTCTGCTATTCCACTTGTTTATAGACCTCGGTTTCTGCTTTATGGCAACGAAGGTGTTGGGCTG GATCATCTTGGACCTGCTATTTTACACGAGTTGGAGAAGTTTCCTGTTCACTCTCTTGGGCTTCCATCTCTGCTGTCAGATCCTAGTGCAAAGACACCTGAAGAGGCATTAGTACATATTTTTGGTGAAGCACGGAGGACAACGCCGTCTATTCTATATATTCCACATTATGATCTATGGTGGGAAAAT GCACACGATCAACTTAGGGCTGTCCTGCTCACTCTGCTAGAAGATTTACCGTCAGAGTCGCCAATATTGTTACTTGGAACAACCTCAGACCTACCTGCTGATATGGAAGGGCGGCATCGATTATTTTCTGAACGTAGCAT CTACAAAGTGGATGGACCATCAAATGACGATCGGTCTTTGTTTTTTGATCAACTAATTGAAGCATCTTTGTCAGTATTATCAGAAACTACTTTCAGTAAGCTGCAGACATCAACGTCAGTTCCAGAGCTGCCTAAAGCTCCTAAGGTGGTCGGTGGCCCAAAAATCTCTGAGTTGAAAGCAAAGGTAGAAGAAGAGCAGCATGCACTTCGTAGAATGCGGATGTGTCTTAGAGACGTGTGCAATAG GATTCTGTACGATAAACGATTTAGCGCCTTCCATTATCCAGTAACCGATGAAGATGCCCCAAATTACCGCTCCATAATCCAAAATCCAATGGATGTGGTTACATTGCTTCAACGTGTTGACTCTGGCCAGTATATAACCAGCTCTGCTTTTCAGCAGGATGTTGATCTAATTCTAAGCAATGCAAAG GCGTACAACGGAGATGACTATAACGGAGCTAGAATTGTTAGCAGAGCACATGAACTACGAGATGCA GTGGAAGGAATGCTCTCTCAGATGGACCCTGCACTTGTTGCATACTGCGACAAAATTGCTGCTCAAGGAGGTCCTAGTCAAATGCCTGAAGGATATGGGGATTCTGCTCTTGTGCAAACTCCTGTTGTTCAAACCTTAGCTGTAACTAGAGCTAGTGCCCGGCTCCGTAATGTCCAGCCAGAGGTTAACCTAGGTCAAACATATGAAGTACTAAAAAAACCGAAAAAGAATGTTGAGTCTATCTCCACAG CCATAGCTGCCGAAGACAAGTCTAAGCCCCAGGAGTCTCTGGATCCACCATCAACCGAAGAGGCTCAGGTGAACTCTGGACCGGAGAGTCCAACTGCGAATTGCAGTGAACATGAGGCTCCCACACACGTAGAGGAACTTGAACGTAGAAGATGTCCTGAAGATGTTGATATGGATGATAATGTAGATACTTCCGGGTTAAAGCAACGATTTCTAAAGTGCACAGAGGGATATGGTATTCCGCAGCTAGAAAGGCTGTATACTCGTATTCTAAAAGGAGTTTTTGAGGCAAAATCCGCAGCTGGGTCAGACAATCCCAAATCTAAGGTTCTCCAATTTTTGACCAACTTCCCTCAGGATGACACCAACTTTTGA
- the LOC130825610 gene encoding ATPase family AAA domain-containing protein At1g05910 isoform X1, translating to MHSKRSSQRNENGNLGSIGNTLNNNSNNTDNDGMVTRTSNRIRRPALRGLLYYSSSSNFLKKRKKSKTRTAAVHIAKLLKPGARRPIGSSKKSISNQDMTNLRRSTRQRRVSVNLDDYTDSSGSDADLMKPGRYRTRSRMDNSAARDELSPPKRRKVIETKSTPRREGLRPRNSKSNGRRTLAFDDEEGSSDEKDEQDELENGNDGEDHEEEGEGDDEGEAEEGGEGEEEDEREDEREEDGDDEEGEEGQGGRRRYDLRNRADVRRLSMVEGKLRPRSPRRVLHHGMGNKVNRVVGRGGTRVHKRHRFTRIDDSDDSLLVDELDQGPAIPWARSGSRSGAPWLLGGLDMHGATAWGLNVAASGWGHQTDSHTSLTTGVQTAGPSSKGGADIQPLQVDENVSFDDIGGLSDYIDALKEMVFFPLLYPDFFASYNITPPRGVLLCGPPGTGKTLIARALACAASKAGQKVSFYMRKGADVLSKWVGEAERQLKLLFEEAQKNQPSIIFFDEIDGLAPVRSSKQEQIHNSIVSTLLALMDGLDSRGQVVLIGATNRIDAIDGALRRPGRFDREFNFPLPGCEARAEIIHIHTRKWKHPPSSELKTELAASCVGYCGADLKALCTEAAIRAFREKYPQVYTSDDKFVIDVDSVRVEKFHFFDAMSTITPAAHRGSIVHSRPLSAIVAPCLQRHLQKAMAHISDIFPASAISSEMTKLSMLSYGSAIPLVYRPRFLLYGNEGVGLDHLGPAILHELEKFPVHSLGLPSLLSDPSAKTPEEALVHIFGEARRTTPSILYIPHYDLWWENAHDQLRAVLLTLLEDLPSESPILLLGTTSDLPADMEGRHRLFSERSIYKVDGPSNDDRSLFFDQLIEASLSVLSETTFSKLQTSTSVPELPKAPKVVGGPKISELKAKVEEEQHALRRMRMCLRDVCNRILYDKRFSAFHYPVTDEDAPNYRSIIQNPMDVVTLLQRVDSGQYITSSAFQQDVDLILSNAKAYNGDDYNGARIVSRAHELRDAVEGMLSQMDPALVAYCDKIAAQGGPSQMPEGYGDSALVQTPVVQTLAVTRASARLRNVQPEVNLGQTYEVLKKPKKNVESISTAIAAEDKSKPQESLDPPSTEEAQVNSGPESPTANCSEHEAPTHVEELERRRCPEDVDMDDNVDTSGLKQRFLKCTEGYGIPQLERLYTRILKGVFEAKSAAGSDNPKSKVLQFLTNFPQDDTNF from the exons atGCATTCCAAGCGATCAAGCCAGAGAAATGAAAATGGAAATTTGGGTTCAATTGGAAACACCCTTaacaacaatagtaataataccgATAACGATGGAATGGTAACCCGTACTAGTAATCGGATTCGAAGACCCGCTTTAAGAGGGTTGTTATATTATTCTTCTTCctctaattttttgaaaaaaaggaagaaatccAAAACAAGAACCGCTGCTGTTCATATTGCTAAGTTGTTGAAACCTGGTGCTCGTCGTCCAATCGGTTCTTCCAAGAAATCTATCTCTAAT CAGGATATGACGAATCTTCGGCGTTCCACCAGACAGAGGAGAGTATCTGTTAATTTGGATGATTATACAGATAGTTCTGGTTCAGATGCGGATTTAATG aaaCCTGGAAGATACCGGACAAGAAGCCGGATGGATAACAGTGCTGCTCGGGATGAATTATCTCCTCCTAAACGCAGAAAAGTTATCGAGACTAAATCCACACCTCGACGGGAAGGGCTTCGTCCTcgaaattcaaaatcaaatgggaGACGCACTCTTGCATTTGATGACGAAGAAGGTAGCTCAGATGaaaaggatgaacaagatgaactaGAAAATGGAAATGATGGTGAAGATCACGAGGAGGAAGGTGAGGGTGATGACGAAGGAGAAGCTGAGGAGGGTGGGGAGggtgaagaggaggatgaaAGGGAGGATGAAAGGGAGGAAGATGGTGATGATGAAGAGGGTGAAGAGGGTCAGGGTGGACGGAGGCGTTATGATCTACGGAATCGTGCGGATGTTCGAAGACTTTCTATGGTGGAGGGTAAACTTAGACCAAGATCTCCTAGAAGAGTTTTACACCATGGGATGGGGAATAAGGTTAATAGAGTTGTTGGAAGGGGTGGGACAAGAGTCCATAAACGTCATCGTTTTACTAGGATTGATGACTCTGATGACTCTCTTCTTGTGGATGAGTTGGATCAGGGTCCAGCAATTCCTTGGGCTCGGAGTGGAAGCAGATCTGGGGCTCCTTGGCTCTTGGGAGGGCTAGACATGCATGGAGCAACTGCATGGGGCTTAAACGTTGCTGCATCTGGTTGGGGTCACCAGACTGATTCCCATACATCTTTGACAACTGGGGTACAGACTGCTGGTCCGAGTTCTAAGGGGGGAGCAGATATCCAGCCTTTGCAAGTTGATGAAAATGTAAGTTTTGATGACATAGGGGGGTTATCAGACTATATTGATGCTTTGAAGGAAATGGTCTTCTTTCCTTTGCTTTACCCAGATTTCTTTGCGAGTTATAACATTACCCCACCAAGAGGTGTTTTATTGTGTGGACCCCCAGGAACAGGGAAAACTTTAATTGCGCGAGCTTTAGCTTGTGCTGCTTCAAAAGCTGGCCAAAAAGTGAGCTTTTACATGCGTAAGGGAGCTGATGTTCTCAGCAAATGGGTTGGAGAGGCTGAACGACAGTTAAAGCTTCTTTTCGAAGAAGCGCAAAAAAATCAGCCTTCTATCATTTTCTTTGATGAGATAGATGGGCTTGCTCCAGTGAGATCAAGCAAACAAGAACAAATCCACAATTCTATAGTTTCAACCCTACTCGCTTTAATGGATGGCCTTGATTCCCGTGGACAAGTAGTCTTGATTGGAGCCACAAATAGGATTGATGCTATTGATGGGGCTTTACGTCGACCTGGTCGATTCGATCGGGAGTTTAACTTTCCCTTGCCTGGTTGTGAGGCTCGAGCTGAAATTATACATATCCACACTCGTAAATGGAAGCATCCTCCAAGCAGTGAATTAAAGACAGAACTTGCAGCTAGTTGTGTGGGTTATTGTGGAGCTGATTTAAAGGCTCTTTGCACTGAAGCTGCCATTCGCGCATTCCGTGAAAAGTATCCTCAAGTTTATACCAGTGATGACAAATTCGTGATAGATGTCGATTCAGTTAGGGTAGAAAAGTTTCACTTTTTCGATGCTATGTCAACAATTACACCTGCTGCTCACAGAGGATCCATTGTGCATTCGAGGCCATTATCAGCTATTGTCGCACCATGCTTGCAAAGACATCTCCAAAAAGCCATGGCGCACATATCTGATATTTTCCCTGCTTCTGCTATATCATCAGAAATGACAAAACTATCAATGCTCTCCTATGGTTCTGCTATTCCACTTGTTTATAGACCTCGGTTTCTGCTTTATGGCAACGAAGGTGTTGGGCTG GATCATCTTGGACCTGCTATTTTACACGAGTTGGAGAAGTTTCCTGTTCACTCTCTTGGGCTTCCATCTCTGCTGTCAGATCCTAGTGCAAAGACACCTGAAGAGGCATTAGTACATATTTTTGGTGAAGCACGGAGGACAACGCCGTCTATTCTATATATTCCACATTATGATCTATGGTGGGAAAAT GCACACGATCAACTTAGGGCTGTCCTGCTCACTCTGCTAGAAGATTTACCGTCAGAGTCGCCAATATTGTTACTTGGAACAACCTCAGACCTACCTGCTGATATGGAAGGGCGGCATCGATTATTTTCTGAACGTAGCAT CTACAAAGTGGATGGACCATCAAATGACGATCGGTCTTTGTTTTTTGATCAACTAATTGAAGCATCTTTGTCAGTATTATCAGAAACTACTTTCAGTAAGCTGCAGACATCAACGTCAGTTCCAGAGCTGCCTAAAGCTCCTAAGGTGGTCGGTGGCCCAAAAATCTCTGAGTTGAAAGCAAAGGTAGAAGAAGAGCAGCATGCACTTCGTAGAATGCGGATGTGTCTTAGAGACGTGTGCAATAG GATTCTGTACGATAAACGATTTAGCGCCTTCCATTATCCAGTAACCGATGAAGATGCCCCAAATTACCGCTCCATAATCCAAAATCCAATGGATGTGGTTACATTGCTTCAACGTGTTGACTCTGGCCAGTATATAACCAGCTCTGCTTTTCAGCAGGATGTTGATCTAATTCTAAGCAATGCAAAG GCGTACAACGGAGATGACTATAACGGAGCTAGAATTGTTAGCAGAGCACATGAACTACGAGATGCA GTGGAAGGAATGCTCTCTCAGATGGACCCTGCACTTGTTGCATACTGCGACAAAATTGCTGCTCAAGGAGGTCCTAGTCAAATGCCTGAAGGATATGGGGATTCTGCTCTTGTGCAAACTCCTGTTGTTCAAACCTTAGCTGTAACTAGAGCTAGTGCCCGGCTCCGTAATGTCCAGCCAGAGGTTAACCTAGGTCAAACATATGAAGTACTAAAAAAACCGAAAAAGAATGTTGAGTCTATCTCCACAG CCATAGCTGCCGAAGACAAGTCTAAGCCCCAGGAGTCTCTGGATCCACCATCAACCGAAGAGGCTCAGGTGAACTCTGGACCGGAGAGTCCAACTGCGAATTGCAGTGAACATGAGGCTCCCACACACGTAGAGGAACTTGAACGTAGAAGATGTCCTGAAGATGTTGATATGGATGATAATGTAGATACTTCCGGGTTAAAGCAACGATTTCTAAAGTGCACAGAGGGATATGGTATTCCGCAGCTAGAAAGGCTGTATACTCGTATTCTAAAAGGAGTTTTTGAGGCAAAATCCGCAGCTGGGTCAGACAATCCCAAATCTAAGGTTCTCCAATTTTTGACCAACTTCCCTCAGGATGACACCAACTTTTGA
- the LOC130825612 gene encoding mediator of RNA polymerase II transcription subunit 25, whose product MAEKQLILVVERTAAMGPFWNTVLTDYLEKIIRSFAASDVTTQKPPSVALGSTFELALVVFNTHGPYSDSLVQRSGWTRDIDNFLSWLCSLEFSGGGWNDAATAEGLAEALMMFAIPQNGFESQQSFDGKRHCILVSASNPYPLPTPVYRPAIEKLNQDENSEAHSENLLNDAETVSKWFGLCSVSLSVICPKPLPKLKAIYNAGKRNQRASDPAVDVKQPHFFVQISDSFMEALAALSRSGMTQSQNIVASVLPGSGPPTSMPTANVSIMNRPPTLTGNVPQATVKIEPSTVTSLAPGNVIPHMPSIARAAVQGVSNLQATSPPSVSQELPTTNENVAELKPMVSMSQPGRPVGAILNNISQARVALTGGTSLGLPSMGGNSIGMHMSNMMSNGMTSSVPASQTVLSSGQSDITAVSGAGCIIGTTQPIQSSTLNSFSSATSNMSGNSNLGISQPLANLQGNVNNTLGQPITGIGQGNVPSMTHSGSSMNPNTMNISSTGAPSGTGSLMPTPGIAQQVQQGMQSVGVNNSAANMSMSQQATASLQSSQSKYVKVWEGNLSGQRQGQPVFITRLEGYRNAAASESLAANWPPTMQIVRLISQDHMNNKQYVGKADFLVFRAMNQHGFLAQLQEKKLCAVIQLPSQTLLLSVSDKACRLIGMLFPGDMVVFKPQIPSQQQQQQQQQQQQNQQMQQQQQSTHPQLQTQQQQNLQQLQQHQHQQLQQQQQQQQQQNMQQLHQQQTMQQLQQQQQQQMQQQQLPQMQQPQTMQPQLQHLPQQQTMQQLQQQQQQQIPQQLQQLQQQSQPQQMVGTGMNQGYMQGPGRPQLVPQGQVPSQGTPPNMPGGGFMG is encoded by the exons ATTCCTTGGTTCAAAGAAGTGGCTGGACTCGAGACATTGACAATTTCCTTAGCTGGCTGTGTTCACTAGAATTTTCTGGTGGAGGATGGAATGATGCTGCAACTGCTGAAGGCCTTGCAGAGGCTTTGATG aTGTTTGCCATTCCTCAAAATGGATTCGAGAGTCAGCAGAGCTTCGATGGAAAAAGACATTGCATTCTTGTTTCTGCCAGTAATCCTTATCCTTTGCCAACACCAGTGTACCGCCCAGCAATAGAAAAACTCAATCAGGATGAAAATAGCGAAGCTCATTCTGAGAATCTTCTAAATGATGCTGAGACAGTATCCAAGTGGTTTGGTCTG TGTTCGGTCTCTTTGTCCGTCATTTGTCCCAAACCTCTACCCAAGCTTAAAGCAATATATAACGCT GGTAAGCGTAACCAGAGGGCTTCTGATCCAGCAGTTGATGTTAAACAGCCTCACTTCTTTGTTCAGATATCAGATAGCTTCATGGAGGCTCTTGCTGCTTTAAGTCGGTCTGGAATGACACAAAGTCAGAACATTGTCGCATCTGTGCTTCCTGGTTCAGGGCCTCCTACGTCTATGCCAACAg CAAATGTATCTATCATGAATAGGCCACCCACTTTGACAGGCAATGTTCCGCAAGCAACTGTTAAAATT GAGCCAAGTACAGTGACTTCCCTGGCACCTGGAAATGTTATTCCTCATATGCCTTCCATTGCCCGTGCTGCTGTTCAAGGTGTGTCTAATTTACAGGCTACTTCACCACCTTCCGTGTCGCAGGAGCTACCTACAACTAATGAGAATGTTGCAGAATTGAAGCCTATGGTTAGCATGTCTCAGCCTGGACGCCCTGTGGGTGCCATTCTTAATAATATCTCTCAAGCACGGGTGGCCCTCACAGGAGGAACTTCTCTGGGGTTGCCGTCAATGGGTGGGAACTCTATTGGTATGCACATGTCAAATATGATGTCTAATGGAATGACATCGAGTGTGCCGGCTTCTCAAACTGTATTGTCTTCTGGACAGTCGGACATCACTGCTGTATCTGGGGCTGGATGTATTATTGGAACTACTCAACCTATACAGAGTTCAACGCTGAATTCATTTTCTTCTGCTACTTCCAATATGTCTGGGAATTCAAACCTTGGCATATCTCAACCACTGGCTAATCTTCAAGGAAATGTGAATAATACGTTGGGTCAACCAATAACTGGGATTGGTCAGGGAAATGTTCCGTCTATGACACATAGTGGATCTAGTATGAATCCAAACACAATGAACATTAGTTCGACAGGTGCTCCATCGGGTACGGGCTCTTTGATGCCTACTCCGGGCATAGCTCAGCAGGTACAACAAGGAATGCAGTCTGTTGGAGTGAATAATTCAGCTGCTAATATGTCAATGTCACAACAAGCTACGGCGTCTTTACAATCTTCACAATCCAAATACGTTAAAGTATGGGAG GGAAATTTGTCTGGACAAAGACAAGGACAGCCTGTTTTTATCACTAGACTGGAG GGTTACAGGAATGCAGCAGCCTCAGAATC ACTTGCAGCAAACTGGCCACCTACCATGCAAATAGTCCGTCTAATTTCTCAGGATCACATGAACAACAA GCAATATGTTGGCAAAGCAGATTTTCTTGTTTTCAGGGCCATGAATCAGCATGGATTTCTTGCTCAGCTACAAGAAAAGAAGCTT TGTGCTGTTATTCAGCTGCCATCGCAGACGCTACTGCTGTCAGTTTCTGATAAAGCTTGCCGCTTAATAGGAATGCTTTTCCCTGGA GATATGGTCGTTTTTAAACCTCAAATACCTAGTCAGCAACAgcaacagcagcagcagcagcagcaacagaATCAGCAGatgcagcagcagcagcagtcGACACACCCGCAGCTGCAGACGCAACAGCAACAGAACCTGCAACAGTTGCAGCAACATCAACACCAACAGttgcagcagcagcagcagcagcaacagcaaCAGAACATGCAACAGTTGCATCAACAACAAACCATGCAACAATTGCAGCAACAGCAACAGCAGCAGATGCAACAGCAGCAGCTTCCACAGATGCAGCAACCTCAAACAATGCAACCACAGCTTCAGCATTTACCGCAGCAACAAACGATGCAACAACTgcaacagcaacaacaacaacaaattccACAGCAGTTGCAACAGCTGCAACAACAATCTCAACCTCAGCAAATGGTTGGCACTGGAATGAATCAGGGTTATATGCAAGGTCCTGGTCGACCTCAGTTGGTTCCTCAGGGACAGGTACCATCACAAGGAACCCCACCAAATATGCCTGGCGGTGGATTCATGGGCTAG